The Mercurialis annua linkage group LG2, ddMerAnnu1.2, whole genome shotgun sequence genome contains a region encoding:
- the LOC126666863 gene encoding uncharacterized protein LOC126666863, with product MTIVNISTKISKFFLNAGPAGAAWNSRAFVTAAPRPLQAKKEDKETAETCQNVKEAAEAVKEGAREVRKTTELIQNSAASAAESVTKMAKDVTDKVTETADNMTEIAKDSVSGALGTAKTTTEKIKDKIMGK from the exons ATGACAATTGTAAACATCAGTACGAAGATCTCTAAATTTTTCCTCAATGCCGGACCGGCCGGAGCTGCTTGGAATAGTAGAGCTTTTGTCACTGCTGCTCCTAGACCATTGCAA GCTAAAAAAGAAGATAAGGAGACGGCAGAAACATGCCAAAATGTGAAAGAAGCAGCAGAAGCAGTTAAAGAAGGTGCAAGAGAAGTGAGGAAGACCACTGAATTGATTCAAAATTCTGCTGCTTCAGCTGCTGAATCT gTTACAAAAATGGCTAAGGATGTGACAGATAAAGTAACAGAAACAGCAGATAACATGACAGAGATTGCTAAAGATTCAGTTTCAGGTGCTTTGGGAACTGCCAAGACAACCACAGAGAAGATCAAAGACAAGATCATGGGCAAGTGA